The genomic stretch cctattacgctccctcactcaaatgcccgttgggcttgaagagtggttagttgtgcaccggctcccctgtaccgtgtgctgggtttccacttcgagtttttgaggttgccaggatttgaacccgtgaccttcggtcacactggctctgataccatgaaagAAGATTAATGACTGCCTTTCTCATTAACAGAATAAGAGTATTTATACAAATTACAACCTCATATGAATGAGATATTCTAGGCTAATATTATGTAACTAATTATACACTAAATAAGGAAATGTAAATATTAACACATTTACATATATTCTAACACACCCCCGCAGTTGGAACGGGAGGACTTCGAACGTTTAAACTGTCCCGaaaatcatcaaacaaaatcAAGGGAAGACccttagtaaaaatatcggcaatttgatgaCGGGACGGAATGTGACGAATACGAGCTTCGCCACGCTCTACTTTCTCACGGACGAAATGGATATCCATTTCTATGTGCTTTGTCCGTTGATATTGAACCGGATTACCAGAAAGATAGATAGCACTCACATTGTCGCAATAAACCAAAGTGGCTTTCGGCATTGGAATTTTCAAGTCCACGAGTAAATTTCGGAGCCAACAAGATTCGGAGACGACATTTGCAACGCCTCGATACTCAGCTTCAGCACTAGAACGTGATAAGGTTGGCTGTCGTTTCGAGGCCCATGAAATAAGATTGTCTCCTAAAAAGACACAATATCCGGAAGTAGAACGACGTGTATCCGGGCAGCCACCCCAATCAGCGTCGGTATAAGCCGTGAGAGCAAGGGGAGGTGAAGGACGAATCCATAGACCAAAAGTAGTCGTACCACGGATATAGCGAAGGACGCGTTTGAGAGCATTCATGTGCTCTTCCATGGGATTGTGCATGAACAAACAAACTTGTTGCACGGCATAGGAGATGTCGGGCCGCGTAAAAGTAAGATATTGCAAAGCACCCGCAAGACTACGATATAGAGTCGGGTCCGAGCAAGGGGGCGAAACAGCAGCACTAAGTTTAGGCTTAGTGTCGACGGGAGTGACAGCCGGTTTACAGCTTGTCATACCAGCACGGTCGAGTATGGATTCCGCATACTTGGACTGAGAAAGAAACATACCAGAGTCATGTAATTTAACAACTACACCCAAGAAATAGTGAAGGCACCCAAGGTCTTTCATTGCGAACTCGGAGCGTAATTGACCCATGATGTGGTCACGAAGATGAGTACTAGAGCATGTCAatataatatcatcaacgtaaaGCAAGAGATAGGCGAGATTGTTACCACTATGAAAGACAAACAGGGAGTGATCCACCCGACTGTGAGTAAAGCCAATTTTGGTGACATAATCCGCAAAGCGCTTAAACCAAGCACGTGGAGCTTGCTTGAGACCGTAGAGTGATTTCTTGAGAAGGCAAACAAAATCAGGATTTTTCTTATCTCGATATCCAAGTGGTTGATGCATATAGACAGTTTCATTTAGTGTCCCATGGAGAAATGCATTTTTAACATCAAGTTGATTGATAGTCCATTTCTTCGAGAGAGCAATACAAAGAATTGTCCTTATAGTTGCGGGCTTGATAACTGGACTAAACGTTTCACCACAATCAATGCCAACCTGTTGCGTTTTTCCGTCACCTACAAGACGAGCTTTATACCTTTCAAAAGAACCATCAGAGTGCACTTTGTGACGAAATATCCACATAGACCGAATTACATTAGCATTAGACGGACGAGGAACAAGTTCCCACGTCTTATTATCAATCAAAGCATTATATTCGTCATCCATAGCCATTTTCCAATTAGGGTCATTTAGGGCCACGGTAGGGTTGCGAGGAATGGGTGATATAGCAACGGTGTGGGCTAAATTTTCTTCGTCGGAAGAGTCAGAGGAGTTGGAAAAATATCTGGGATTTGGTTTATAAATGCCATGAGTACTTCGGGTTGCGGGTCGTGACGTGGCAGCAGTGATGGGTTGTTTTTGTGGCTGGGTAGGAGGAGGTAAAATAGGGGCTGCAGTAGCATTTGTAGCAGGGGCAGGGGAAGGGGTGTTAGTCGTAACAGTAGCAGGCCGAGGGGAAGGAGGGTCAGCAGGTGTTGGACCAGGCCGAGGGGAAGGGGGGTCAGGCGGGTTTGTGTTTCGTAATTGGTGAAGGACATACGGAGACGGACTATCATCCAAAAAATCATAACAGCGGGAGTCGGAAGAATTTACTTTGGAGAAAGGAAAGACTGACTCATCGAATATAACATGACGACTAATAGATATTTTATTGGTAGACATGTCATAACATTTGTATCCGCGGTGATTAGAAGGATATCCAAGGAAGACACAAGGGCGAGACCGGGGTTGTAATTTATGAATCGTCGTAGATGGAATTAACGGGGaacataaacaaccaaaaattTTGAGGTGACTATAAGTTGGTTGACGCAAATATAGTATGGATGTGGGAGATTTATAAGCTAATAATTTACTTGGAAGGATGTTCGATAAATAGGTAGCTAATTCTAACGCGTGATGCCAAAAATTGACGGGTATTGACGCATGAAACAGTAAGGTCCGAACAATGTTGTTGACGGATCGAATTTTGCGCTCGGCTTTTCCATTTTGGGACGAAGTATGTGGACACGAAAGACGGAAATCCAGTCCGTGTTGGTCACAAAAACTACGTAATGGGCCATTTACAAACTCGGTTCCATTATCACATTGAATAGATTTAATGTTGCATTCAAATTGAGTTTGAATGAATTTATGTAGTTTCAATAGATATGTGCTGACATCGGATTTTTTAGCAATTGGGAAAGTCCACAAataattactaaaatcgtctaaTATTAGCAAATAATAACAATGACCCGATGAACTTGGAACAGGAGAGGTCCAAAGATCACAATGCAAGATATCAAACGGCTTATAAGTATGCGTAATAGAATTAGCAAAAGGTAATCGAATTAACTTTCCAAGAGAACAGGACTGACAAATGTTTGTAATTGAATGTGAATTACAATCTATCAATTTATTATGCTTAAGAGAAGATAAAATGGGCTCTCCAGGATGACCCAAACGAGCATGCCAAAACGACGGAGCTAGCGCGGCAAACGTGGAAGGGGATGACTCGATTTTAGTGGCTGCGGAGATGGGATAAAGGCTGCCCCGACTGTTACACCTCATGAGTTGCGTCCCCGTCCGTAGGTCCTTCACACAAAATCCAAATGGGTCAAATTCAACACTAACTGAGTTATCGGTTGTAAATTTTCTAACAGAAATTAAATTTTTGACAAGTTTGGGAGCATGTAGAACATTTTTAAGGACAAGGGGAGGGTGAGGTTTCGGGATGTGGGATTGACCATAACCGCTAATTGGAATAGATTGACCATTTCCGACAATTATACCATTATTTATGCTTGAATTAACATAAGACGAGAGAGTACCTTGTTGTGCCGTCATATGCGATGTCGCTCCAGTGTCCATGTGCCACGGTTCAGGGGGTGTAAGTCCCAGCGTATACATAGCAGCTTCAATGTCAGTTTGACATGGAATTGACCCATCAGTCGATACATATGCTTGAGCAGGACGAGGCCCAAGTACACCAGCCTGTGCGCGAGGCATATAGGGACGGGTCCACGGGCCAGATGGATATGGGCATGGTGGGTAACCCCAAGGAGAGGCAGGCCACGACCATGGTCCATATCCACTAGGCCATTGAGGCGCGGCCAGGGGAGCAGAAACAGAGGAACCAGGCGTAGCAGCAGTGGTTTGCGCCTGTTTCTTGTTGCCCTTGTTGTGACCGTTCTTCTTCTTGTGACGACCACCCTTGTTGCTATTTGGTGATGAGGAGCGAGAAGATGTAGAGCCGCTGTCTCCACCACCGTGTGCATAGAGGGCCGAATTAGTGGCAGCCTCTTTTGCGAGACCAGCCTCCTCAAGCGTAAGCATAGAGCGTGCTCGAGAAAATGAAGGCAGGGGATCGCGCTGGCGAATGATGGTGCCGACGTTCTTGTATGCTTCAGTAAGGCCGGAAACCATTTGTAACACCAGGCGAGTGTCACTCACCGGAGACCCGACATTCTTGAGTTGATCTGCCAGGGACTTCAAACGCTGACAGTAGGCGGTTGCCGAGGAAAAATCCGACATTGAAATGTGAGAAAATTCCTGCTCAAGAGTCACGGCCCTAGAATTCTTGTTATCCTGAAAGATGTCACGGATACGGTTCCAAGTTTCCATAGCCGTGGTATCTTCTTCAACAATAGTTTCTAATAAGTCGGTAGTGACGGTGGAATAGATCCACTGGAGCACCGTCACATCTAGGGTTTCCCAAAGTTCGTCATCAGTTTGCTTCATGAGTGCACTGGCGGCGCCTTTGGGTTTAACAATATGATGGAGCACCCGATTCGATTTTGCGTGGTTCGTAAAGAGAATGACCCACAACGGGTACTGATCATTGTCCAACCCTAGTGTGACGGTGACGTGATTCTTGATGTTATTCAGAGCAAGAACGGGATGGAATGAAGATTTAGCATTCGCATCCGGAGCCATTTGTGTGTGACGAGAGGTCGAGAAAAATAAGAGAGAAGAAGGAGAGGCGGAAGCGTATATTTGAATCGGATTAAAACCCTAagtagatgaaccatctcaaccaaaaccctaaggttttggttgagatggttcatctatcataaatattcctattagtaATTTTGGAAGTAATAGCCGAACAAAAATAGGTTACACAATACACATGACCTTTATTTATGGCACTATTGGGGGCGTTTGGTAAAGGGGtaataaggaaagggaaagagaatgaaACCCCTCATTTCTCGAGAAAAAGACTACTCATTGGATGTATTACCTCAGTTGTttagtttatgtatttttttgaGCATTTAAAATTTACATGTTCTATAATAATTTTTTTATGGCAAAACTCAAAATTAATTGAATTTATaagtatagtttttgagcaatttTGTATTTTTTGCTTAATGTTTAAATGAAtgagctcaaaaactttatactaaaaactcttatttttttaaataaaactcaaaaaatttatcataaaattaaaaaGAGATATTCTCTTCTGTACCCAGTACCCctaaactttttcattttctaaggTGTACCACTCATTTTTCacaaaaaactttgaccgacaataattctctgttatGAGTTTAAAAAACAGTAATttatttttcaaaccaattatctcgtcaagaccttgaatttgaaaaaaaaaaaatcacctctTTTTAaactcgtagccggtagttatggttggtcaaacatttttaaacgaataaactttgaccaacCATAATTCCCGATTACGAATTGAGACGTTggtgaattctttttcaaactgaagacctCTTAACTTGTAAAAAAAAGATCGTATTCTGAACTTATAGTCAAGAGTTaatgacggtcaaagttttttgcAAGAAAACAGGGGTATATCTTAGAAAttgaaaaagttgaggggtacacaAAAGAATATCTCAATTAAAAATGTACAAAACCCAGATATACTATCTCTGATGTACAATCTATATACTGTCATTTCTCTTTGTTAGTGTTTGTTTAACTCTTTTTATTCCCTTTCCCCTATTTTTCACAACGGGTTAACTCCAATTTCctctttcaattttttttattgttttttttctcATGTTCATTCAAAGTTTGAAATTTAAGTCTCGGGTTTAGTGACATAGACACTTTTAGCACAACAGAATCAAAACCATAATTCGCTCCCACTCCTTCCGTTTCATTCAATAGTTTACACCTGCTTTACTTTCTCTCCACAAAATAAAGCTAGTATAAACTATTTAGTAGGATAGCGGGAGTAGTTAAATTTGTTTGATTAAATCTAAACTGAATCTAAAATTGTTTGATTAGATCAGTAATGCAACCAAAAAAAGTAATGGACAATTAGAACACCTATGCAGACAACATGGATTCTGAAAATAATGGACACATGATTACATTACTTAGAGAGGGTGAATAAGTTTAACATAAAACACAACTTCTCATTTTATTGAACGGAAAACCAAAAATAAGAATAAATGTACCACTAGAATACCAGATACTCTTCACTTGATTGATTCATTTCATTCTTCCTCATTTTTGGCGGGTTGAATAGTAATGTTGAGAATATGTTGAATTTTGGGCCAGTCTTCTCCTGATGGCGATTGGCATCTCTCCTCAAGCTCGCTTGAGCATCCTAGAAGGCTTAGTGTCTTCAAGTTGGATAGGTTACTGATCTCGTGCGGCAGCGATTTCAATCTTGGGCATAGAAATATATGAAGGCTTTCGAGGGAGGTGAGGCTGTCAATCCACTCTGGAACCGCCTCTAATGCTTCACACTTGTCTAGAGTTAGGCTTGTCAAAGAAGACATACCTCGAAACTCCTCAGGAAGATGTTTCATTTGATAATTCCAAAACCATAGGTCACGTAACATGGGGAGGTAGTTTTTGAGGAGGATGGCTGGTTGTCTGTGCTTAACACCCACATTTGAAGGACCGCATGTTTGCTCTGTAACAACCTTGGTTTGGCCACAAACAGAGAGAGTTTCTAAAGAAGAAAGACGACGTAGAAACACTTGTGCCAATGAAATGACCACCTCTATGTCCATTGTCATACTCCTCAATTTGGGAAATGCAGGCATCAATTTCAGGAGTTGATTCTGACTGCAATCTTGAGCAGACTCAGTCATACTCCACCATCCCTTCAACTCAGGTATGTCTATGAGGTAGAGTTCTTCTATGTACTCCACCTTATCCAATCTCTTTAAGATTAGAATCTCAAGATGAGGGAGTCTTCCAAAGGAGCACATATTTATGCATTCTTTGCAGTCAACTATTTCAATCCAAACCAGATTCGGAAGCCATAAATGGATTCCTTCTCTCATCCAACATGGCAATCTCTTTCCTCCATAGTTTTCTATACTCAGTATTTCTAGACTAGCACTGGGTTTGAGGTTCTCTAGCACCATCTCGTCTTCTATAGTGCTCTCTCTAAATATCATAGTAAAACTAGTAATCTCTTTCCTGTCCAGATTTGCAGCTTTGGcttctgacactatatcctttgaTCGATCCACCAAAACGATTTTCAACTCGCCCTTAAGATTATCAAGACCGCCTAGGTCTGCAAGATCACCCGCCAATTTAGCCTTAGATCCATAAAGAGTGAGAGAGTTGCTTGATTTTCCCACAATGAAATAATTCAGTGTTTCAAGACCCGTCAGTCTCTTCAACCCTTTGGGCATATGACTCAACTTGTCACAACCAAGGAGGTTAAGGTGTCTGAGTGCCACTAGCTTGCTTATGTGCTCGGGCAACTCTTCAAGGTTCCCACAGTTGGATAAGTCAAGTAAGTAAAGATTCACTAGCTGTGTAATTGATTCGGGGAGTTTACGGAAAAGGTTGTTTGAAAAATCGAGATACCTCAAGTGGATCAGTTTGCCTATTGATCTTGGCAGTTTATTAATCCGTAGCCCATGCATCCGCAGTGCCCTCAAAGACTCAATTTTGGATGTAAATATATCATATAACTGGAAAAGTTTACTTATATTCAAGGACTGCAAATAATTTACTGGAAGAGGAAGAAGTAACGACTTCAACTGCTTTAGTTTTACAGCCTGAGGAAGAAGTGACGATGGGACTTCCCAAACCGAGTGGTTTACCATGTGGAATGATACGTGACAGACTCTTTCATCAAATTCATTTGTATTTGAATCTGCCATCTTATACTTAAACCCGCCAATCGAGAGCACTAAATCATGCATCAGGTTGTGCATTTGAAAATAGTAAGGGCACTTATACCCATACCTGCCTGTAGAATAGAAAAATCCTTGATTTAGCAAGCACAACACATATCCTTCTGCCACCTCTTCTAGATTTTGGTCTGTGTACTCGCCTTCAACATATCCCATTGCGATCCAAAGACGAACGAGAATAGTTTTTCGGAAGTAGAATCCCTTTGGGAACAAAGAGCAGTATACAACACAGAGTTTTAGCCTTGTACCTAATTGGTCGTAACTGAGTTTGAGTGTGCCCATGACATCACTTCCATAGGAGGCAAAATTTGAAAGCTGAGCATTCCTAAAAGCTCGCCATTCCTGGACAGTATGGTTCCCCGCTAAAAGGCTTCCAATTGCCCGTATAACAAGGGGAACTTTAGGACACATCTTTGCAATTTCCTTCGCGATGGCCTCCACCCCTGGCTCATGCCACTCAGTAGCAGCCACATATTGAAAGAGGAGCAATGAATCATCATCTTCTAAATCACTAACAATTAATGGTTCTTGGGTCCCAATAATTTTAGCAACTGTTTTGCTACGTGTGGTAAGGAGAACTTTACTCCCTTGAGCCCCGGCCCTGAGCAGTGCTCTCAGTTCTATCCATTTTGCTCTCAAACTGTCGTCATCCCACACACCATCCAAAACAAGCAGAAACCTCTTCCCAGCAATTTTTTGATATAGACGCCGTTGGAGATAATCAATCCCGCAGTCGAGAGCTTTTTCATCAGTGGCACATGTCACCATTTGCCGTAACACATCCTTGACATTAAAATCTTGGGTGGTGGAAATCCAAAGCTGCAAATCAAAATATCTTATAATCCTTTCATCATGGTACACATATTGAGCCAATGTAGTCTTCCCAACTCCACCCATCCCAACAATGGAAGCAACAGGGAGTACACCAGCAGCAGCGGAGGAGTCTAACAGCGACGTTACCATCTTATCCCTGTCTCCATCTCGTCCAATTACCATATCAGTACTCATATAAGACCCCGATACATTGCTCAATGTTTGGGTTTGGTTATAAGATGACGAGCTAACTATGCTTCCAAATTGGGCATGGTTTCTTGCAACGCGACTCAGTTCCCCCGTAATACCCTTGATTTTCCTAGCATCCTTGCAAGGGGATACTAGCTGGTTTGAAGTGGAAAAAAACAAGCGTGCCTCTCTGGTTAACTTACTTCCTCCCATGAGTTGTTTCTGCTTGGCTTTTGTAGCTTTTGCATCTTGGAAATCGATTAATTTGGCAAGTCCACGTTCAAGCTTCTGGAGCACGTCTCGTTGAGAATGACTGCACACCTGCGATGAATCTGCATCAAGAAGTGTAGCTTCAATTGTATTTTTGATATCCTGAAGCCCTTTTATTTGAGACTCAATGTTAGCTGCATCTACTATTGTTTTCCAAACTTCAGAACCCATTTTCTCACCAATACTTTTAAGCAACTCAGTCACCATCGATTCCGCCATTTTGCTGTCTCCCCGTCTTCTTAAGAGAAGATTTTGTGGATTTAGAATGAGGATTTGTGACGTGATAATAAAACCACTTTATTGATATAGTGAAGTTAAGAGGATGTTGATTGGTTTGTAGTTAAGAAAATGATATAGATTAATTGGTACCATTTCCAGCTTACTATCACTTATATTGATATAGTGAACAAGTAAATTT from Silene latifolia isolate original U9 population chromosome 5, ASM4854445v1, whole genome shotgun sequence encodes the following:
- the LOC141656849 gene encoding disease resistance protein RGA2-like isoform X2, which gives rise to MGGSKLTREARLFFSTSNQLVSPCKDARKIKGITGELSRVARNHAQFGSIVSSSSYNQTQTLSNVSGSYMSTDMVIGRDGDRDKMVTSLLDSSAAAGVLPVASIVGMGGVGKTTLAQYVYHDERIIRYFDLQLWISTTQDFNVKDVLRQMVTCATDEKALDCGIDYLQRRLYQKIAGKRFLLVLDGVWDDDSLRAKWIELRALLRAGAQGSKVLLTTRSKTVAKIIGTQEPLIVSDLEDDDSLLLFQYVAATEWHEPGVEAIAKEIAKMCPKVPLVIRAIGSLLAGNHTVQEWRAFRNAQLSNFASYGSDVMGTLKLSYDQLGTRLKLCVVYCSLFPKGFYFRKTILVRLWIAMGYVEGEYTDQNLEEVAEGYVLCLLNQGFFYSTGRYGYKCPYYFQMHNLMHDLVLSIGGFKYKMADSNTNEFDERVCHVSFHMVNHSVWEVPSSLLPQAVKLKQLKSLLLPLPVNYLQSLNISKLFQLYDIFTSKIESLRALRMHGLRINKLPRSIGKLIHLRYLDFSNNLFRKLPESITQLVNLYLLDLSNCGNLEELPEHISKLVALRHLNLLGCDKLSHMPKGLKRLTGLETLNYFIVGKSSNSLTLYGSKAKLAGDLADLGGLDNLKGELKIVLVDRSKDIVSEAKAANLDRKEITSFTMIFRESTIEDEMVLENLKPSASLEILSIENYGGKRLPCWMREGIHLWLPNLVWIEIVDCKECINMCSFGRLPHLEILILKRLDKVEYIEELYLIDIPELKGWWSMTESAQDCSQNQLLKLMPAFPKLRSMTMDIEVVISLAQVFLRRLSSLETLSVCGQTKVVTEQTCGPSNVGVKHRQPAILLKNYLPMLRDLWFWNYQMKHLPEEFRGMSSLTSLTLDKCEALEAVPEWIDSLTSLESLHIFLCPRLKSLPHEISNLSNLKTLSLLGCSSELEERCQSPSGEDWPKIQHILNITIQPAKNEEE
- the LOC141656849 gene encoding disease resistance protein RGA2-like isoform X1 — translated: MKRNFVFRREGEEEDLIPRKMRRGDSKMAESMVTELLKSIGEKMGSEVWKTIVDAANIESQIKGLQDIKNTIEATLLDADSSQVCSHSQRDVLQKLERGLAKLIDFQDAKATKAKQKQLMGGSKLTREARLFFSTSNQLVSPCKDARKIKGITGELSRVARNHAQFGSIVSSSSYNQTQTLSNVSGSYMSTDMVIGRDGDRDKMVTSLLDSSAAAGVLPVASIVGMGGVGKTTLAQYVYHDERIIRYFDLQLWISTTQDFNVKDVLRQMVTCATDEKALDCGIDYLQRRLYQKIAGKRFLLVLDGVWDDDSLRAKWIELRALLRAGAQGSKVLLTTRSKTVAKIIGTQEPLIVSDLEDDDSLLLFQYVAATEWHEPGVEAIAKEIAKMCPKVPLVIRAIGSLLAGNHTVQEWRAFRNAQLSNFASYGSDVMGTLKLSYDQLGTRLKLCVVYCSLFPKGFYFRKTILVRLWIAMGYVEGEYTDQNLEEVAEGYVLCLLNQGFFYSTGRYGYKCPYYFQMHNLMHDLVLSIGGFKYKMADSNTNEFDERVCHVSFHMVNHSVWEVPSSLLPQAVKLKQLKSLLLPLPVNYLQSLNISKLFQLYDIFTSKIESLRALRMHGLRINKLPRSIGKLIHLRYLDFSNNLFRKLPESITQLVNLYLLDLSNCGNLEELPEHISKLVALRHLNLLGCDKLSHMPKGLKRLTGLETLNYFIVGKSSNSLTLYGSKAKLAGDLADLGGLDNLKGELKIVLVDRSKDIVSEAKAANLDRKEITSFTMIFRESTIEDEMVLENLKPSASLEILSIENYGGKRLPCWMREGIHLWLPNLVWIEIVDCKECINMCSFGRLPHLEILILKRLDKVEYIEELYLIDIPELKGWWSMTESAQDCSQNQLLKLMPAFPKLRSMTMDIEVVISLAQVFLRRLSSLETLSVCGQTKVVTEQTCGPSNVGVKHRQPAILLKNYLPMLRDLWFWNYQMKHLPEEFRGMSSLTSLTLDKCEALEAVPEWIDSLTSLESLHIFLCPRLKSLPHEISNLSNLKTLSLLGCSSELEERCQSPSGEDWPKIQHILNITIQPAKNEEE